In Mesorhizobium sp. J428, the genomic window GACGTAGGCGTTGTACGGATTGTCGGCCTTGAGCTGGCGCTCGAAGGAGAAGATCACGTCATCCGCGTTCATCTCGCGGGTCGGCGTGAAATAGTCGGTGGTGTGGAACTTCACGCCCGGGCGCAGCTTGAAGGTGTACTGCAGGCCGTCGTCGGAGATCTCATAGCTTTCGGCGAGGCCGGGCTCGATCTCGGTGGTGCCGGCCTTGAACTCGACGAGGCGGTTGTAGACGGGACGAGACGACGCGTCGAACGTGGTGCCGGCGGTATAGAGGGCGGGGTCGAAACCCTCCGGTGAGCCCTCCGAGCAGTAGACCAGTGTCTTTGCGCTGGCCACGCCGCTCAGGACGGTTGCGGCAAGCAACGCCGCCGCAAAACTCAGTTTTTTCATAAATAACGCTCCCATTTTTTTACGCTTGAGCCACTGACAGGCTCGCGAAGCCGCATATAAGCATCGAATTCGGAGCATTGGAACTCCCCCCGGCGTGGCGTTGGGGAATGTTTGAAATCCGTCGGGCGCGCGGCGGGATCGGTGGGAAACGCGAGACTTGCGTGCTTCGGTCATCTCACCCTAGATAGACCCACCAAGGATCGATGGCCGTTTGCGGCCGGCATGAAATACAACAAGTCCTGGTGGCACTCTGCCGGGACGTGGAGGGAGCAGGGAATGGCAAAATCGGCAGGAAAGTCCGGTGCGGGAGCACGGGCCGCTGGCAAGTCGGCGAAGGCCGCTGCGCCGAAGAGCGGTCTCGCGGCGCGCACCAAACCGTCCGACATGAAGAAGGCGCCCGCCGAAGACGCGAAGAAATCGACGGCAAAGGCGACGGCGGAGAGCAAGGCGAAGCCGGCCGCCGTGCCGGCGAAGGCGAAAGCAGCACCTGTCGCGAAGGCGAAGCCCGTGGCCGCTGCGAAGGCCAAAGCAGCTCCGGCCACGTCGGCCGCCAAGCTCGCTGTGTCCAAGCCCGCCGCCCCCAAGTCGGCGGCTAAGGCCGCAAAGCCAGCTGCGGCCGCCGCAGCAGCGGCGCCTGCGAAAGCCGCGGCGAAGCCTGCAAAGCCCGCGCAGAAGCCCAAGGCCGCAAAGTCTGCGGAGGCGAAGCCGGAGGCCGTGAAGGCGGCCGCTGCGTCTGCCGAGACGCCGGCGGCGGAGACCGTCAAGCCGGCCACCGCGAAGCCCGCCGCCAAGGCGAAAACCTCGAACAAGCCGACCTCGGCATCGAAGCCCTGGCTGGCGAGCTATCCGAAGGAGATCCCCGCCGAGATCGGTCCGATCCCCTATCAGTCGATCGGCGATCTGCTGGCGGATTCGGTCAAGAAGTTCTCGACCCGGCCGGCCTTCACCTGCATGGACAAAACGCTCACCTATGCGCAGATCGGCGAGATGGCCCAGTCCTTCGCCGCCTTCCTGCAGTCCAAAGGACTGCAGAAGGGAGCGCGGGTGGCGATCATGATGCCGAACGTGCTGCAATATCCGATCGCGATGACTGCGGTGCTGCGCGCGGGCTACACGGTCGTCAATGTCAATCCGCTCTACACGCCGCGCGAGCTCGAGCATCAGCTGAAGGATTCCGGCGCCGAGGCGATCATCATCCTGGAGAACTTCGCCCACACGCTCCAGTCCATCGTCGCCAAGACCAACGTGAAGCACGTCGTCGTCGCCGCGATGGGCGACCTGCTCGGCCTCAAGGGCCATATCGTCAACCTGGTCGTGCGCCGGGTGAAGAAGCTGGTGCCGGCCTGGTCGCTGCCGGGGCACATCAAGTTCAACGATGCGCTCAAGGCCGGCAGCCGCGCTACCTTCAAGCCGGCGAAGGTCGGTCCGGACGACGTCGCCTTCCTGCAATATACCGGCGGCACGACGGGCGTTTCGAAGGGCGCGACGCTGCTGCATCGCAACGTGCTCGCCAATGTGGCGCAGAACGACGTCTGGGTGCAGACCGCCTATCTCAAGCGGGCGAAGCCCGACCGGCTGGTCTATGTCTGCGCGCTGCCGCTCTACCACATCTACGCGCTGACGGTGAACGCGCTGATGGGCATGCAGCAGGGCGCGCAGAACATCCTGATCCCCAACCCGCGCGATATCCCCGCTTTCGTCAAGGAGCTGGGAAAGTATCCGTTCAACATCTTCCCCGGCCTCAACACGCTGTTCAACGCGCTGCTCAACAATCCCGACTTCCAGAAGCTCGACTTCAAGCCGCTGCTGCTGACCTTCGCCGGCGGCATGGCGGCGCAGAAGGCCGTGTCGGAACGCTGGCAGAAGCTCACCGGCTGCATCATCTCGGAGGGCTACGGCCTGTCGGAAACGTCGCCCGTGGCGACCGCCAACCGCTTCGACGCGTCGGAGTTCACTGGCACGATCGGCATCCCGATCCCTTCGACGGAGATCACGATCCGCGACGACGACGGCAACGACCTGCCGCTCGGCGATGTCGGCGAAATCTGCATCAAGGGCCCGCAGGTGATGGCCGGCTACTGGAACCGCCCGGAGGAGACCGCGAAGGTCATGACGGCCGACGGCTTCTTCAAGTCGGGCGACATGGGCTTCATGGACACGCGCGGCTACGTCAAGATCGTCGACCGTAAGAAGGACATGATCCTCGTCTCGGGCTTCAACGTCTATCCGAACGAGATCGAGGACGTGGCGGCAACCCATCCCGGCGTGCTCGAATGCGCCGCGATCGGCGTGCCGGACGAGAAGTCGGGTGAAACGCCGAAGCTGTTCGTGGTCAAGAAGGACCCGGCGCTGACCGCCGACGTGCTGAAGGCCTATCTCCGCGAGAACCTGACCGGCTACAAGGTGCCGAAATACATCGAGTTCCGCACCGACCTGCCGAAGACCAATGTCGGCAAGATCCTGCGGCGCGAGCTGAGAGGTTGATCCTTCTTCCGCAGGAGGCCGCTGCGGCTTTGCGCTGAATCAAGGCGTTGCGGGCCGTTGGTCGTCACGGTGGCTGTCGTGACGACCAATGGGGCAGGACCATGAACAGGGAATGGCACGAGGCGCACCCGCTTGCGCGCAATGCGACGTTCGAGGAGCGCCTCGAATGGCACAGGCAGCACCGCGAGCAATGCGGCTGCCGCGAATCGCCGGCGAACATCCTGAAAGAGCTGGAGAAGCGCGGCCTGCTTGGACCTCGCGCTACTCGCAAGAACGGCTGACCCGCATGCCGTCGCGCCGCGCCGTGCTTCTGGGAGCCGCCGCGGCCGGCGTTCTGGCAGGCGGCGGCGTCGCGACGGCTTCTTTCCGGCGGACGCTGGCGGCAGCCGAGGCGCGCATCTCCCAGGGCAGCTCGACCATCGAAACCCGCCTTGGGACGATAGAATGGGGTGAGGCGGGCACCGGCGCGCCGATCCTGATGATCCACGGCACGGGCGGCGGCTTCGACCAGGGGCTGGCCTTCTGCCGCCGTCTCAGCGCCGACGGCTTCCGGATCATCGCGCCGTCGCGTTTCGGCTATCTGCGCAGCACCTATCCCGATGATCCGAGCTCGGCGCGGCAGGCGGATGCGTTCGTGGACCTGCTCGACCATCTCGGGATCGACAAGCTGCCCGTCGCGGGCGGCTCGGCTGGTGCGTTGTCGGCGATCGAGTTCGCCATCCGCCATTCCGACCGGTGCAGCGCGCTGATCGCGATCGTGCCGGCTTCATATGCTCCAGAGCGGCCGAGCTTCCAGCCGATGAGCTGGTGGCAGGAGAAGACGATGCGGGCGATGCTGGAGTCCGATCTGCTTTTCTGGGCCGCTCTGGGGATGGCGCGCGATACGATGATCGGCACGATGCTCGCGACCGACCCGGCCCTGGTCTCGGCGGCATCCGCCGCGGAACGGGCCCGCGTCGACGAGATCCTCTCCGGCATCCTCCCTGTCAGCCGCCGCAGCCGCGGGCTTATGAACGACGCCCGCCTCGCCTCCGACCCGGCGCGGTCGGAGCTTGAGCGCATCCGCGCGCCGACGCTCGCCACATCAGTGGAGGACGACCGTTTCGGCACGGCCGACGCGGCGCGCCACATCGCGCGCGAGATTGAAGGCACGCGACTCGTCGTCTATCCGACCGGCGGACATGTCTGGGTGGGTCACGACGAGGAATTGTTCGCGGAGGTCGCACGCTTCGTCCGCGGCCTGCCGACATAGACGCCGCCGGCCTACTTCTCTCCCGTCACCACGGGCCGGAGCGGATCCCTGGACCAGTCGAGCATCGATCCGTCATAGACCGAGACCTTCTCGTGGCCGAGCAGAAGCCGTGCGAAGGCCACGTTGCTGGCTGCGACCCCGGCGCCGCAATAGGCGATGACAGACGTGTCGGGATCGATTCCGGCGTCGGTGAACCGTCTTTCCAGAGAGGCAGGATCCAGGTAGCGGCCGGTTTCGGGGTCGACCAGCGTGCCCGTCGGCACGTTGATGCTTTGAGGGATGTGGCCGGGACGTCCGTAGACGATCAGAGAGTCTCCCCTGAATACGTCTGGCGGGAGGGCGTTGACGAGTTGCGAGCTGCCGTCGTCGAGAGCTTTGTTGACGGCCCTGGTGTCAACGAACACGCGCTTGTCGGCCGGCCGCCAGGCAAATTCCTCCAGCGGAGGCGTGGCGGGCGGAACCGCTCCTGCCTTCACGGGGAGGCCTGCGGCCTTCCAGTCGGCAAAGCCGCCGTTCAGCACCGCGGCATTGGTGAATCCGAATGCGCGCAACATGAGCCAGACGCGCGCAGCCCAGCCCGGTTGCGCGGTGGAATAAACCACGACGAAACTGTCCCGCCCGATGCCGAGGGAGGCTGCCATACGCGCGAAATCCTCGAGCGGCGGCAATGTGAACAGCAGGCCTTTGACGGGGACGGACAGGTCACGCTCGAGATCGACATAGCGCGCGCCGGGCACATGGCTTTTCAGGAATTCGGCTTCTCCCGACAGCGGCGCAAAGGGCTTGTCCTTCGCGGCGACGAGCGTCGTCGTGACGTCGAGCACGACGAGCCCCGGCTCGCCGAGCCGCGCGTGGAGCTCCTGCGGCGAGATGAGGAATTCGGGATGCGCATAGCTTTCCATGGCCGATCCGGGTTCCGCCGGCGCCATGATGCGCGGGCAAGAATCTCCTGTCACACGCGCCGCGCCGTGACAACCGGTCCTAGCCGGCGAGGGCGTTCCTCTCGGCGAGAAGCATTGGCAGATCGGCGACGGAGCCGATGATCGCATCGGCGCGCGCGCGCTTGAACGTGCCTTCCGTCCCGGTGCCGGAGAGCACGCCGATCGAGAGCCCGCAACCGGCATTGTGCGCCATCTCGATGTCGTGGCCGTTGTCGCCGATGATGGCCACCTCGGAGGGCGAGAGGCCGGTGAGGTCGCAGAAGGCGAGCACCGTGTCCGGCGCCGGCTTCGGCCGGGCGACCGCGTCGTAGCCGTAGGCGGCGTCGAACATGCCGGCGATGCCGAGCATGAGGATGGTCTGCTGCGCGCCGGCGGTGGAATCGTTGGTCGCCACGCCCATGCGGTAGCCACCCTGATGCAGCGCGGCGAGCGCTTCCTTGACCCCGGCCACGGCCACCGCCTTCGCCGCACCGTTGATGGCGGTGATGCCGTTGAAGCGGACGACGAGCTCCTGGCGCAGCGTCGGTTCCAGGTCCGGATACCAGAGCGCCACGACATCGGCGTTGGTGCCCGCCGCGAAGACCGAATCGGCGACGAAGTGCTTGGCCTTGAAGTCGTAGCCCGCCTGCTCCATCAGCCGGTCCGCCCGCAGACGGTCGCCGCCGGCGGCTTCCAAAGCCATCATGTCGCCGATCGAGAACCAGGTGCGGTCGAAGTCGACCAGCGTACCGTCCTTGTCGAAGAGAATCCCCCGGATGCGCGCCACAGCCTATTCCTCCGTCGCCAATGCGTGAATGTGCGCGACGAGGCCGGCGGTCGATGCGTCCCGCCCGGCGGCCGAGGCCTTGCCTTCGACGACCGGCAGCAGCCCGGTCGCCAGTTCCTTGCCCAGTTCGACGCCCCACTGGTCGAAGGCGTTGATGCCGAACAGCGCGGCCTCGACGAAAACGCGATGCTCGTAGAGTGCGACGAGGCGGCCGAGCGCGAACGGATCGAGTTTCTGGTGGACGATAGTGACGGAGGGCCGGTTGCCCGAGAAGACGCGGTGCGGCGCGATGGTTTCCGCCTTCGCTGCGTCCATCCCTGCTTTCAGGAGCTGCGCGCGCGCCTCGTCCAGCGTGCGGCCGCGCATCAGCGCCTCGGACTGGGCGAGGCAGTTCGCGACGAGCAGCGCGTGATGATGCGCGAGTTCAGGCTCGAACCCTTCGGCCGCGACGATGAACTCGACCGGGATGACGTCGGTGCCCTGGTGCAGCAGTTGGAAGAAGGCGTGCTGGCCATTGGTGCCGGGCTCGCCGAAGACGAGGGGACCGGTCGGCGTCGTGACCGCCGTGCCGTCGATCGCGACGCCCTTGCCGTTCGATTCCATGTCGAGCTGCTGCAGGTAGGCCGGCAGGCGCGATAGCCGCTGGTCGTAGGGGATGACGGCGCGGGCCGGATAGCCGCAGATGACGCGGTGCCACCAGCCGATCAGGCCGAGCACGGCGGGCAGGTTCTCCAGGATCGGCGCGGTGCGGAAATGCTCGTCCATCGCATGCGCGCCGGCGAGGAAACGGCGGAAATTCTCCGGCCCGACCGCGATCATGATCGGCAGGCCGATCGCCGACCATAGCGAATAGCGTCCGCCCACCCAGTCCCAGAAGCCGAAGACGCGCTCTTCGGGAATGCCAAAGGCGGCAGCCTTGTCGATCGCCGTGGAGACCGCCGCGAAGTGCAGCGAAGCGAGGTCGGCGCCGACCGCGGACTGCACCCAGGCCTTCGCCGTGGTCGCATTGGTCATCGTCTCGATGGTGGTGAAGGTCTTCGAGGCGACGATGAAGAAGGTGGTTTCCGGATCGAGCTGTTTCAACACATCCGCAATGTGCGCGCCGTCGACATTGGAGACGAAGTGGGCGCGCGGCCCGTCATGGAACGGGGCGAGCGCCAGCACGGCCATCTGCGGGCCGAGATCCGAGCCCCCGATGCCGATATTGACCACGTCGGTGATCTTCTTGCCGGTCGCGCCCTTCGTGCGGCCGGAACGGATGGAATCGGCGAAAGCGTAGAGCGCGTCGAGCACGCGCTCCACCTCGCCGGCCTCCTTCGAGCGTCCGTCGGCTACTCCCGCCGTCGCGCCGCGCAGCGCGACATGCAGCACGGCGCGGCCCTCGGTCAGGTTGATCGGCTCGCCCGCGAACATTGCGGCTCGCTTGCCTTCGAGGCCGGCCGCGAGGGCGGCTTTCTCGAGGAGCGTCATCGTCTGCGCGTCCACCGCGCATTTCGACCAGTCGAGAAGGAGATCGTCGAACGTCAGCGAGAACGCGCCGAATCGGCCCGGATCGGTCCGGAACGCCTCCCGCATGTCCATGGGCGCCTCGGCGGCGCGATGCCGCCGCAACGATTCGATCGATTCGGAGAGTTCCGCCCGTGCCAATTGGTCCCCCAGCGTGGTCGTCGTCGGCGCAAGCTAGACCGAGATGAGACCTTATTCCACTTCGGAGGCTGGCCCAATTGTCACAATACAAAACGAAAATGTGGCGTAAGTGATTGTGCCAGCCTTGCTGACATGTTAGTTCCAGGCTAGGCTTGCCCATAGAGAGGGAGTCCGCCATGTCGTCGCGAAACGATGCCGCCATCTGGTCCGGCCTGTTCACCATCTCGGCCGAATCCGGCCAGACGCTCCAGGCCCAGATCCGCCAGGCGATCGTAGCCGCCATCCTGGATCGACAGATCGCAGCGTCGATGCCGCTGCCGTCCTGCCGTATCCTGGCGGAGAAGCTCGGCGTCGCCCGCGGCACGGTGGTGCTCGCGTTCCAGCAACTGGTCGACCAGGGCTTCCTGATCGCGCGCGAGCGGCGCGGCCATTTCGTCAATCCCGAAGTGCTCGCCATGCCCGCCCGCGGCCCACAGAAACATGCCGACAACCAGGACGGCGTCGACTGGAAGGCGCGCCGCAAGGTGATGCCCAGCGACCTGCCCAAGCCCTCGAAGCAGAGCAACTGGATCAAGTCGTCCTACCCCTTCGTCTACGGTCAGTTCGATCCGGCACTGTTCCCGACGGCAGAGTGGCGCGAGTGCAACCGCATGGCGCTGGCGGTGCTGGAAATCCGTAACTGGGCGGCCGACATGGTCGACCAGGACGATCCGGCGCTGATCGAGCAGATCCAGGCGCGGCTGCTGCCGCGGCGCGGCATCTTCGCCAATCCCGACGAGATCATCATCACGCTCGGCGCGCAGAACGCGCTCTACATGCTGGCCACGCTGCTGATGGCCAAGGGTGCGCGCGTGGCGATGGAGAACCCGGGCTATCCCGATGCGCGCAGCGTCTTCCGTCTCGCCGGCGCCGAAATCGTGCCGGTGCCGGTCGACAAGGACGGGCTGAAGGTGGGCCAGATCCCGGCCGATTGCGGCTTCGTCTTCACCACGCCGAGCCACCACTGCCCCACCATGGTGTCGCTGAGCGCCGAGCGCCGCGCCCAGCTGCTTGCCGACGCGACGCGCAACAACCAGATCATCATCGAGGACGGCTACGACAGCCAACTCGTCGACGAGGCGCCGCAGCAGGCGCTGAAGAGCATCGATCGCTCCGGCCGCGTCGTCTATGTCGGCTCGATGTCGAAGACGCTCGCACCCGGCCTGCGCCTCGGCTACATCGTCGCCTCCGCCGATCTGATCGCGGAACTCAGGGCGCTGCGCCGCTTCATGCTCAGGCATCCGCCGGCCAACAACCAGCGCGCCGTGGCGCTGTTCCTGTCGCTTGGCCACCACGAGGCGCTGGTGCGCAAGCTCTCCGGCGCCTTCAGCGAGCGCCGCAAGCGGCTCGTCCAGGCGGTGTCGGCCTTCCTGCCCGAATGGAAGTCGTCGCCCGCCACCGGCGGCACGTCGCTCTGGCTCGAAGGTCCGGCGGGCGTGAATGCGTCCGCGCTGGCGGAGATGGCCGCTGCGCGCAGCGTGCTGATCGAATCCGGCGACCGCTTCTTCGACGGCCCTTTGCGGCCGACGAACTTCCTGCGGCTGGGCTTCTCGTCGATCTCGCTCCAGCACATCGAGCCGGGAATCCGCGAACTCGCGACGGCTGCCGGCAGGCGTCCCGCGGCCGCCTGATCTGGACCAGCCGGCGAGGGCCTGTGGCCCAAAAACTGGACTTCCCGGCCTTTGCCGGGCGGCGCAAGACTGGCCCGCATGTGAACGGGCGGCAGTACGGTGAGGACAAGCCGGCGCCGCGAGGAATCGGGGAACCAGTCATGAACGCAGTCTTGCAGGAGCAGGATTTGGGCGATGGCAGCCGCATGCGCCGGTCGGGAGGGCGTGAGGCCCGCCGCGCGATGCGCGCGGCCCCTCTGGCGGAGGACGTGCGGCCGATCCGGCCGGGCATGGAAGGCGGCCGCTACACGCCGCTCGCGGCCAACGACCTGGAGCGCATCCACGAGGCGGTCCTGACGCTGCTCGAGACCGTCGGCTTCGCCAATGCGATCCCGTCCTGCATCGAGACGTGTATCAAGGCCGGAGCGACCCATGGCGAGGACGGCCGGCTGCGCTTCCCGCGCGGACTGGTCGAGCACACGATCCGCATCGCCGCGCGCAACTTCACGCTGCACGGGCAGGACCCGCGGCATGACATGGTGGTGCAGGGAAAGCGGGTGCATTTCGGTACGGCGGGTGCTGCGGTGCACCTGGTGGACGTGGAGAAGCGGGAATACCGGGAATCGCTGCTACAGGACATCTACGACGCCGCCCGCATCGTCGACGGCCTCGACAACATCCATTTCTTCCAGCGGCCGATGGTGCCGCGCGACGTGGTCGACCCGTTCGACATGGACCTGAACACGCTGTACGCCTGCGTGTCCGGCACGACCAAGCATGTCGGCACGTCCTTCACCGTGGCGGACAATGTCGGCCCTGCTCTGGAGATGCTCTATGCGATCGCCGGCGGCGAGGAGAAGTTCCGCGCCCGTCCCTTCGTTTCCAACTCGAACTGCTTCGTCGTGCCGCCGATGAAGTTCGCCGAGGATGCCTGCGGCGTGCTGGAAGCCTGCGTGAAGGGCGGTATTCCGATCCTGCTGCTCTCGGCTGGACAGGCGGGCGCCACGGCCCCGGCCGCGATCGCCGGTGCGGTGGTGCAGGCGGTGGCCGAGGTGCTGGTCGGCCTCGTCTACGTCAACGCCCTCAAGCCCGGCCATCCCTGCATCTTCGGCACCTGGCCGTTTGTCTCCGACCTGCGCACCGGCGCGATGTCGGGCGGCTCGGCCGAGCAGGCGCTGCTGACGGCGGCCTGCGCGCAAATGGCGCATTTCTATGACCTGCCGGGCGGCTCGGCGGCCGGCATGGCGGATTCGAAGCTGCCCGACATCCAGTCCGGCTATGAGAAGGGCATCACCAACGTGCTCGCGGGCCTGTCGGGCCTCAACCTGATCTACGAGTCGGCCGGGATGCACGCCTCGCTGCTCGGCTTCTGCCTCGAAAGCCTGATCATCGACAACGACATGCTGGGCCAGTGTCTGCGCTGCGTGCGCGGCATCGACGTCTCCGACGCGGCACTGTCGGTCGACGTCATCACCGATGTCTGCATCAACGGGCCGGGCCACTATCTTGGCCACGGCCAGACGCTGAAGCTGATGCAGACCGAATATTTCTATCCGGCGATCGCCGACCGCTTCAGCCCGAAGGAATGGAACGAGAAGGGCAGGCCCGACATCGTCCAGCGCGCGATCGCCGAGAAGAAGCGCATCCTGTCGACGGTCTTCCCCGACCACATCCCGCGGTCGCTGGACGACCAGCTGCGGGCGAGGTTCGCCAACATCCTTCTGCCGCGCTCGGCGATGGTCGGATAGCGACCGACCGCCCGCCCTACGCGGCCTTGGCCTGGGCAGAGAGGCCGAGCCTCGCCCGCGCGGCGTCGTATTCGCGCGCGAGCCGGTCGACGAGTTCACCGGCCGAGACGATTTCCTTGACCACGCCGATGCCCTGGCCGCAGCCCCAGATTTCCTTCCATGCCTTGGCCGAACCGAAATCCATCTTGGACGGATCGGATTCGGGCAGATGGTCCGGGTCCATGCCGGCATTGCGGACGGAGCCCTTGAGGTAATTGCCGTGCACGCCGGTAAAAAGGTTCGAGTAGACGATGTCGGCCGCGTTGGACTCGACGATCATCTGCTTGTAGGCGTCGACCGCGCGCGCTTCCTTCGTGGCGATGAAGGGCGAGCCGATATAGGCCATGTCGGCGCCCATCGCCTGCGCGGCGAGGATTGCGCCGCCATTGGCGATCGCGCCCGACAGGAGCAGCGGGCCGTTGAACCACTGCCGGATCTCCTGGATCAGGGCGAAGGGCGACAGTGTGCCGGCATGACCGCCCGCGCCCGCCGCCACCGCGATCAGACCATCCGCGCCCTTCTCGATCGCCTTGCGGGCGTGACGGTCGTGGATGATGTCGTGCAGCACGATGCCGCCGTAGGAATGCACCGCCTGGTTCACCTCCGGCACGGCGCCGAGCGAGGTGATGACGATCGGCACCTTGTATTTCACGCACATGGCGAGGTCGTGCTCGAGGCGGGCGTTCGACTTGTGCACGATCTGGTTGACCGCGAAGGGGGCTGCCGGCCGGCCCGGATTGGCGCGGTCGTGCGCGGCCAGCGTCTCCGTGACTTCGGCCAGCCATTCGTCGAGCTGCGCCTCGGGCCGCGCGTTCAGCGCCGGGAACGAGCCGACGATGCCTGCCTTGCACTGCGCCAGCACCAGCGGCGGGTGCGAGATGATGAACAGCGGCGAGCCCACCACCGGAATCCGCAGGTTCTTGGTCAGGATCTCCGGCAGCGCCATTCTCGTCTCCTCCGTGTCGATTGACGTTTGCGTAAACGTAATGTCTGTCTAGCAGAATGACGGCGGCGCGCAATCTTCGCAAGCCTGCCTTGCCGGTGGACAAGCGCCATCCCGTACCCTGCGCGAAGGCCGGCAGGTTGATTGCCGCCTCACCTGCGGTTAACGATTGCGGGAAAGGGCCTTGCCCGAAGGGAAAACGCCGCTTGGATCCGATCGAACAGGCGATCAGAAACGCATTCACGAAGGGCGATCCCGAGGATCGAGCCTTCCGGGAAAAGGTTTATCGTTCGGCGAGTGCGGCACTCGAGAAGGCGCTCCAGGCGAATGCCTCGATCACGCCCGAAGCCGCAGCGCGGCGGCGCAAGAGCCTGCTCGCCGTCGTCACCAGCGTCGAGTCGGAGTTCGTGCCCGCGGTCGAGCCGGCGGCTCCTTCGGTCTCGCCGCCGGTGGCGGCTCCCTCCGCACCGATGCAGGAGCCGGCGGCCCCGGACATCCCGGCGCCCGCTGCCGCGCGCCGCGAGGAACCGTCGTTCTTTCCGGAGTCGCCTCGGGTCGAGCCGCCGGTTTCGCGCGATCCCGCGCCCGACTGGCCGACCGCGCCGGCCCCGCAGCGCGCCGAACGTCCGGCGCTCGCGGGAGAGCCGCGGCGGCCCTCGGCCGAGCCCGCCGCGCGGTCCGAGGAGAAGCCGAAACGCGGCCGGAGCCGCTGGGGCTCGATCGCCGGTCTCCTGTCCTTCCTCATCATCGTCGGCCTCGCGGTCTGGATCGCGGCGGAGGTCGGTCTGTTTGCCCCAAGGGACAGCGGCCAGCCGCAGGGGTCCGGCCCCGCCGCGTCCGACAGCGGCTCGGGAACGGACGGCGCGCCGCGCAGGCCGGGCGAGGACGAGGCCCTGGAGAACTGGATCGTGGTGTTCTCGCCTGACGATCCCACCACCGTCGCCGCGGCGGCCGGAGCGAAAGCCGAGGTCGTGGACGCGGGCGGCGACAAGGCGATCCGCATCGCGTCCGGCCAGTCCGGAGCGGTGGTGCGCTTCGACATCGGGCAGGGCACGCTGGAGAGGATCACCGGCAAGCATGCAGTGTTCGACATCGTCGCCCGCACCGGCGACGGGCCGGAGACGCAGATGTCCGTCTCGTGCGATTTCGGCGCGCTCGGCGAGTGCGGCCGCAACCGCTACATCGTCGGCTCGCAGCGTTCCGAGTTCCTGCTGCAGGTGGATGTGCCGGCGGGAACGCCGGCGGGGGCGGGCGCGATCGAGATCCAATCGGATGTCGAGGACGGCGGCAAGGCGGTGGAGATCCTGCAGATCAGGGTCAGCGCCACCGCGCCCTGATCAGTCGGGCAGCAGCGCCTGGAGCGTTTCCAGCCGGTCTGCCTCGGCGGTGGGCTTGTCCCATCTCAGCCGCGAGATGCGCGGAAAGCGCATCGCCACGCCGGAACGGTGGCGGGTCGAGCGGTTGAGGCCCTCGAAGGCGATTTCCAGCACCAGCCCGCTCGTCATGTCGGCCCGCACGGAGCGGACCGGCCCGAAACGCTCGATCGTGTTGTCGCGGACATATTTGTCGATCTGCCTCAGTTCCTCGTCGGTGAAGCCGAAATAGGCCTTGCCGACCGGCACGAGCTCCAGATCGGCCTCGTCGCCGGCCCAAACGCCGAAGGTGTAG contains:
- a CDS encoding PLP-dependent aminotransferase family protein; translated protein: MSSRNDAAIWSGLFTISAESGQTLQAQIRQAIVAAILDRQIAASMPLPSCRILAEKLGVARGTVVLAFQQLVDQGFLIARERRGHFVNPEVLAMPARGPQKHADNQDGVDWKARRKVMPSDLPKPSKQSNWIKSSYPFVYGQFDPALFPTAEWRECNRMALAVLEIRNWAADMVDQDDPALIEQIQARLLPRRGIFANPDEIIITLGAQNALYMLATLLMAKGARVAMENPGYPDARSVFRLAGAEIVPVPVDKDGLKVGQIPADCGFVFTTPSHHCPTMVSLSAERRAQLLADATRNNQIIIEDGYDSQLVDEAPQQALKSIDRSGRVVYVGSMSKTLAPGLRLGYIVASADLIAELRALRRFMLRHPPANNQRAVALFLSLGHHEALVRKLSGAFSERRKRLVQAVSAFLPEWKSSPATGGTSLWLEGPAGVNASALAEMAAARSVLIESGDRFFDGPLRPTNFLRLGFSSISLQHIEPGIRELATAAGRRPAAA
- a CDS encoding trimethylamine methyltransferase family protein; translated protein: MNAVLQEQDLGDGSRMRRSGGREARRAMRAAPLAEDVRPIRPGMEGGRYTPLAANDLERIHEAVLTLLETVGFANAIPSCIETCIKAGATHGEDGRLRFPRGLVEHTIRIAARNFTLHGQDPRHDMVVQGKRVHFGTAGAAVHLVDVEKREYRESLLQDIYDAARIVDGLDNIHFFQRPMVPRDVVDPFDMDLNTLYACVSGTTKHVGTSFTVADNVGPALEMLYAIAGGEEKFRARPFVSNSNCFVVPPMKFAEDACGVLEACVKGGIPILLLSAGQAGATAPAAIAGAVVQAVAEVLVGLVYVNALKPGHPCIFGTWPFVSDLRTGAMSGGSAEQALLTAACAQMAHFYDLPGGSAAGMADSKLPDIQSGYEKGITNVLAGLSGLNLIYESAGMHASLLGFCLESLIIDNDMLGQCLRCVRGIDVSDAALSVDVITDVCINGPGHYLGHGQTLKLMQTEYFYPAIADRFSPKEWNEKGRPDIVQRAIAEKKRILSTVFPDHIPRSLDDQLRARFANILLPRSAMVG
- a CDS encoding nitronate monooxygenase family protein: MALPEILTKNLRIPVVGSPLFIISHPPLVLAQCKAGIVGSFPALNARPEAQLDEWLAEVTETLAAHDRANPGRPAAPFAVNQIVHKSNARLEHDLAMCVKYKVPIVITSLGAVPEVNQAVHSYGGIVLHDIIHDRHARKAIEKGADGLIAVAAGAGGHAGTLSPFALIQEIRQWFNGPLLLSGAIANGGAILAAQAMGADMAYIGSPFIATKEARAVDAYKQMIVESNAADIVYSNLFTGVHGNYLKGSVRNAGMDPDHLPESDPSKMDFGSAKAWKEIWGCGQGIGVVKEIVSAGELVDRLAREYDAARARLGLSAQAKAA